From one Mycobacterium colombiense CECT 3035 genomic stretch:
- a CDS encoding amidohydrolase family protein → MSADILIVSPDDHLVEPADLWTSRLPERYRDIGPRIVRTRGRMDPSVTSDVAFVEDDEGRDADIWHYEDAVIPIPLISAAAGYEIDELTTDPITYDEMRPGCFRPADRLADMDIAGIEASACFPNTLVRFCGQRFLYGKDKELAQLCVQAYNDFQIDEWGGSSNGRLIPLGIIPLWDVELAVKEVERVAAKGMHAVCFSELPARLDLPSIHSGYWDPFFAACERNQVGIMLHIGSSSSLTKSSPDSPHVVTSALMAVNCTIALVDWLFSGKLMQFPDLKLAFAEAQAGWIPYYLQRVDEVWEDRRAWGGIHPLLTEPPSSQVPGRVWFSTFGDPVAFRILDLVGEDQLMFETDYPHNDTNWPHSTEVANKATEGLDEATKRKVLSTNAKNFFGMA, encoded by the coding sequence TTGAGCGCAGATATCCTAATCGTCTCGCCGGACGACCATCTGGTGGAGCCGGCCGATCTGTGGACCAGCCGGCTGCCGGAGCGCTATCGAGACATCGGGCCGCGGATAGTTCGCACCCGCGGGCGCATGGATCCGTCCGTCACGTCCGACGTCGCGTTTGTCGAGGATGACGAGGGCCGCGACGCGGACATCTGGCACTACGAGGACGCGGTTATCCCGATCCCCCTCATCAGTGCGGCCGCCGGCTACGAGATCGACGAACTCACCACCGACCCGATCACGTACGACGAGATGCGGCCGGGCTGCTTCCGTCCGGCGGACCGGCTCGCGGACATGGATATCGCCGGCATCGAGGCGTCGGCCTGTTTCCCCAATACCCTCGTCCGTTTCTGCGGTCAACGCTTCCTGTACGGCAAGGACAAAGAGCTCGCGCAGCTCTGCGTCCAGGCCTACAACGACTTCCAGATCGACGAGTGGGGCGGAAGCTCGAACGGTCGGTTGATCCCGCTTGGCATCATCCCGCTCTGGGACGTCGAACTCGCCGTCAAAGAGGTCGAACGGGTGGCGGCCAAGGGCATGCATGCCGTGTGTTTCTCGGAGCTGCCCGCTCGTCTCGATCTGCCGTCCATTCACAGCGGCTATTGGGACCCGTTCTTCGCCGCATGCGAGCGAAACCAGGTCGGGATCATGCTGCACATCGGGTCGAGTTCTTCACTCACCAAGTCCTCCCCCGACTCGCCGCACGTCGTGACGAGCGCACTGATGGCGGTCAATTGCACTATCGCGCTGGTCGACTGGCTGTTCTCCGGCAAGCTGATGCAATTTCCCGACCTCAAGCTCGCGTTCGCCGAGGCGCAAGCGGGTTGGATCCCCTACTACCTGCAGCGTGTCGACGAGGTCTGGGAGGACCGGCGGGCGTGGGGCGGGATCCATCCCCTGCTGACCGAACCGCCCAGCAGCCAGGTACCCGGCCGAGTGTGGTTTTCCACCTTCGGCGATCCGGTCGCCTTCCGCATCCTGGATCTCGTCGGTGAGGACCAGCTCATGTTCGAAACCGACTACCCGCACAACGACACGAACTGGCCGCACAGCACCGAGGTCGCCAATAAGGCGACGGAAGGCTTGGACGAGGCAACCAAGCGAAAGGTGCTGTCCACCAACGCGAAGAACTTCTTCGGGATGGCCTAG
- a CDS encoding acyl-CoA dehydrogenase family protein, producing MHFQLAADTATYRDGIRAHLRDILTPEFEERIYRSGVAHDDGFAKSLVEKGYFAPAWPVELGGQNRNVWDDQVLKEELMRFDAPLYLSETTRMVASIIRAVGTPAQKDRILAGAISGDITIALGFTEPECGSDVAAAATRAVRDRDEWVINGSKMFTTNGHIADFIFLLARTSPDKPKHQGLTMFLVPCDSDGFAAQAVWTLSGERTNITFYSDVRVGDEWRIGEVDDGWRVLGLSLQDEHASGWGPHLIRLLDHAEHWATTSQEDDGSAPIAKTDVRRRLARIAMETEVSMLLQRRCVWMFEQGDVPVAEGPMSKVFSTEALERASQDVVELVGADGLRSYLEPSAPERGRFDHSLRFSLGTTIYAGTSEVQRTIIAQRGLGLPR from the coding sequence ATGCATTTTCAGCTCGCCGCAGATACCGCGACCTACCGCGACGGCATCCGTGCTCACCTTCGGGACATACTCACTCCCGAATTCGAAGAGCGCATCTATCGCAGCGGCGTCGCGCATGACGACGGGTTCGCCAAAAGCCTGGTCGAGAAAGGCTATTTCGCTCCGGCCTGGCCCGTCGAGCTCGGTGGGCAGAACCGCAACGTGTGGGACGATCAGGTCCTCAAAGAGGAACTCATGCGTTTTGACGCGCCGCTCTACCTGTCCGAGACAACCAGGATGGTGGCATCGATTATTCGCGCGGTCGGCACCCCGGCGCAAAAGGATCGAATTCTGGCCGGCGCGATCAGCGGCGACATCACCATCGCCCTTGGCTTCACGGAACCCGAGTGCGGGTCGGACGTCGCGGCTGCCGCCACCAGGGCCGTTCGGGACCGCGACGAGTGGGTGATCAACGGTTCCAAGATGTTCACCACCAACGGTCACATCGCCGACTTCATATTTCTACTCGCGCGCACGAGCCCGGATAAACCGAAACATCAGGGGCTCACGATGTTTCTGGTGCCGTGTGACTCCGATGGCTTTGCGGCACAGGCGGTCTGGACACTTTCCGGGGAACGCACCAATATCACCTTCTACAGCGATGTCCGCGTCGGCGACGAGTGGCGGATTGGTGAAGTCGATGACGGCTGGCGGGTGCTCGGGCTGTCGTTGCAGGACGAGCACGCATCCGGCTGGGGCCCGCATCTGATCCGGTTGCTGGACCATGCCGAACACTGGGCAACCACCAGCCAGGAAGACGACGGCTCGGCACCCATCGCGAAAACCGATGTGCGGCGCCGGCTGGCCCGCATCGCGATGGAGACCGAGGTGTCGATGCTGCTGCAGCGACGGTGCGTGTGGATGTTCGAACAGGGCGACGTCCCGGTGGCCGAGGGACCGATGTCCAAGGTATTCAGCACCGAGGCGCTCGAACGGGCCAGCCAAGACGTGGTCGAACTCGTCGGCGCCGACGGCTTACGCAGCTACCTCGAACCGAGCGCTCCCGAACGCGGACGGTTCGACCACTCATTGCGGTTCTCGTTGGGCACCACGATCTATGCGGGTACCAGTGAGGTTCAGCGCACCATCATCGCCCAGCGCGGGCTCGGCCTACCCCGTTAG
- a CDS encoding enoyl-CoA hydratase/isomerase family protein, with translation MTHYDTIEVEVRGHTACVTLNRPEVLNAINDEMIAELTMAYAEIERSQDIWTVIITGAGRALCVGADVNKAADHDMENAAGIDNQGEPILSSMRQWDAPQEATPPWLQMTKPIICAVNGIACGAGMDLVTTADITVASERATLMDPHVSIGVTSGREGVRLARILPLPVAMRLILMGKHEKLDAQRAYDLGVFTEVVEHEALMGRAWEIADVVNSNAPLAVRGSRMAVRKGLTMPIYEAELLAENYRMKVALTKDAIEGPRAFLEKRKPDWKAR, from the coding sequence GTGACACACTACGACACGATCGAGGTCGAGGTCAGGGGTCATACCGCTTGTGTGACCCTCAACCGTCCTGAGGTGCTCAACGCGATCAACGACGAGATGATCGCCGAATTGACCATGGCCTATGCGGAAATCGAACGGTCGCAGGATATCTGGACGGTGATCATCACGGGTGCCGGCCGCGCCTTGTGCGTCGGGGCGGATGTCAACAAGGCGGCGGACCACGACATGGAGAACGCGGCGGGAATCGATAACCAGGGCGAGCCCATTCTCAGTTCGATGCGACAGTGGGATGCGCCGCAGGAGGCCACGCCGCCATGGCTGCAAATGACCAAGCCGATCATCTGCGCGGTGAACGGCATCGCTTGCGGTGCGGGAATGGACCTCGTGACCACGGCGGACATCACCGTCGCCTCCGAACGTGCGACATTGATGGATCCACATGTCAGCATCGGCGTGACATCCGGCCGTGAGGGGGTCAGGCTCGCCCGTATCCTTCCGCTACCGGTGGCGATGCGGCTGATCTTGATGGGCAAGCACGAAAAGCTTGACGCGCAGCGCGCATACGACTTAGGTGTCTTCACCGAGGTGGTCGAGCACGAAGCACTCATGGGACGCGCCTGGGAGATTGCCGACGTGGTGAATTCGAATGCGCCGCTGGCGGTCCGGGGTTCACGGATGGCCGTGCGCAAAGGGCTGACGATGCCCATCTACGAGGCAGAGCTGCTCGCCGAGAACTACCGGATGAAGGTGGCCCTGACGAAAGACGCCATCGAGGGCCCGCGCGCCTTCCTCGAGAAGCGCAAGCCGGACTGGAAGGCCCGTTAG
- a CDS encoding acetyl-CoA acetyltransferase, whose amino-acid sequence MPSNRVAIVGAALSECGRVPDKTAMALMAQSSRRAVADAGLTKEDIDGFGGHGTLLPPAEVSEYLGLRPTWVDATNVGGSSWEVMACHAAAAIAAGQIDTALLTYGSTARSDVKRRVRASAAAMGTGGALQYEAPYGPTLIAKYAMAARRHMIEFGTTVDQLAEVAIAAHEWAAMNDNAFERDRITVGDVAAAPMLADPFTSKHVCLRTDGGGAVVLASERVARDCAKEPVWILGAADATSHVSMSQWSDFTTSPAARSGPPAFARAGVSPSDIDVCQLYDSFTSTVLLTVEDLGFCAKGDGGPFIESGALRPGGALPTNTDGGGLASCHPGMRGMFLMVEAVRQLRGECGQRQVSGAALACVHAMGGFFTHSATMILGRQ is encoded by the coding sequence ATGCCGTCGAACCGCGTCGCCATCGTGGGCGCAGCCCTGTCCGAGTGCGGTCGGGTGCCCGACAAGACCGCCATGGCCCTCATGGCCCAGTCGTCGCGACGGGCCGTCGCCGACGCCGGGCTCACGAAGGAGGACATTGACGGGTTCGGCGGGCACGGAACGTTGCTTCCCCCTGCGGAAGTCAGCGAGTACCTCGGCTTACGGCCTACCTGGGTCGATGCGACCAATGTCGGCGGGTCTTCGTGGGAGGTGATGGCCTGTCATGCCGCCGCCGCGATCGCGGCCGGGCAAATCGACACCGCTCTGCTGACCTACGGATCGACCGCACGCTCCGACGTCAAGCGACGAGTACGGGCGTCGGCCGCCGCGATGGGAACCGGTGGCGCGCTGCAGTACGAGGCGCCCTACGGCCCCACTTTGATCGCCAAGTACGCTATGGCGGCCAGGCGCCACATGATCGAATTCGGCACCACCGTCGACCAGCTGGCCGAAGTCGCCATCGCAGCCCACGAGTGGGCGGCCATGAACGACAACGCGTTTGAGCGAGACCGCATCACTGTAGGGGACGTCGCGGCGGCGCCAATGTTGGCCGATCCCTTCACCTCCAAGCATGTGTGCCTGCGTACCGACGGTGGCGGTGCCGTCGTGCTTGCCAGCGAGCGCGTGGCCCGGGATTGCGCGAAGGAACCGGTTTGGATTCTCGGAGCGGCCGACGCGACGTCGCACGTGAGCATGAGCCAATGGTCCGATTTCACGACGTCACCGGCCGCGCGCTCGGGTCCACCCGCGTTCGCGCGCGCAGGCGTCAGCCCGAGCGACATCGATGTATGCCAACTCTACGATTCGTTTACCTCTACCGTGCTGCTGACCGTGGAAGATCTGGGTTTCTGCGCCAAGGGCGACGGCGGGCCCTTCATCGAGTCCGGCGCGCTTCGCCCCGGCGGGGCGCTTCCGACCAACACCGACGGCGGTGGCCTGGCTTCCTGTCACCCGGGTATGCGGGGGATGTTCCTCATGGTGGAGGCGGTAAGGCAGTTGCGCGGCGAATGCGGACAGCGCCAGGTCAGCGGGGCCGCGTTGGCGTGCGTCCATGCCATGGGTGGTTTCTTCACCCACAGCGCCACAATGATTCTGGGGAGGCAGTGA
- a CDS encoding hydroxyacid dehydrogenase, with product MTDAPRPRLVVERWTDPAAGDILELSGIDIVKLDLKAPAEQGWAALESAHGYQVATRTDVASVADGAQWLAGQALIARCSTLLAVCSAGAGYDVIDVDACTRAGIAVCNNSGPGAEAVAEHALGFMLDLAKKITVSDRVLRSGPLGDRQSLRGSQLLGKTLGVVGLGAIGGRLVELCAPLGMEVLVFDPYLDDETARTRGVRRVSLGELLERSDFVQVTCPLTRETHGLIGRTQFAAMKPTAFFITTARGPVHDEAALFDALVNGRIAGAGLDVFHEEPPRQDNPLLRLDNVVATPHTAGITVEAARDIAVATATQWQTIFEGRMPPRLLNPDVWPRYCDRFHDILGVHPTARAAAAAE from the coding sequence ATGACCGATGCGCCACGACCGCGGTTGGTCGTCGAGCGGTGGACCGACCCCGCCGCGGGGGACATCCTGGAACTTTCCGGAATCGATATCGTCAAGCTCGATCTGAAAGCTCCCGCCGAACAAGGTTGGGCAGCATTGGAATCCGCACACGGCTATCAAGTCGCCACCCGAACCGATGTCGCGTCGGTGGCCGACGGTGCGCAGTGGCTGGCCGGGCAGGCACTGATCGCGCGCTGTTCCACCCTGCTCGCCGTCTGCTCAGCCGGGGCCGGGTATGACGTCATCGACGTCGATGCGTGCACGCGCGCGGGGATAGCGGTGTGCAACAACTCCGGGCCGGGTGCCGAGGCCGTGGCCGAGCACGCACTGGGATTCATGCTCGACCTCGCCAAGAAGATCACCGTCTCCGACCGGGTGTTGCGCAGCGGCCCGCTCGGTGACCGGCAGTCCCTGCGGGGAAGTCAACTGCTCGGCAAGACGCTTGGTGTCGTCGGGCTGGGTGCCATCGGTGGCCGCCTCGTCGAGCTGTGCGCGCCGCTCGGCATGGAGGTGCTGGTCTTCGACCCCTACCTCGACGACGAGACCGCACGGACCCGCGGTGTGCGGCGCGTGTCGCTTGGCGAGCTGCTCGAGCGGTCGGACTTCGTACAGGTGACGTGTCCACTGACCAGAGAGACGCACGGGCTCATCGGCAGAACGCAGTTCGCCGCGATGAAGCCGACCGCCTTCTTCATCACCACGGCCCGCGGCCCGGTCCATGACGAGGCGGCGTTGTTCGACGCGCTCGTCAACGGTCGAATCGCTGGAGCGGGTCTCGATGTATTCCACGAAGAGCCGCCCCGGCAGGACAACCCTCTGCTTCGGCTCGACAACGTCGTTGCGACACCGCACACCGCCGGCATCACCGTGGAGGCGGCGCGGGACATCGCCGTGGCGACCGCCACTCAGTGGCAGACGATCTTCGAAGGCCGGATGCCCCCTCGCTTGTTGAACCCGGATGTCTGGCCTCGCTACTGCGACAGGTTCCACGACATCCTCGGTGTTCACCCGACCGCCCGGGCCGCCGCGGCCGCCGAATGA
- a CDS encoding AMP-binding protein — translation MRSRYRAAGFWRPEPGDVVRSIASRHPDRVAVIDRGSELTYSELDKRVDSVAHAMVDAGVAPGSALVLVVGNDVDSVVSIHAALRVDAVVLLVPRNAGATQIADILTCTGAQYGAAPNWAKIAEPELARSCRWIDCGADDRTATDRPVRPVRPADEPCFVLYTSGTTSRPKGVIHSLSTLAKASANYIAAAGLGADDRIFLISPLASVTGVLQALFIGPMLAVPVILEDRWDPSATCDLLVTSGATWYGGPDRLLDRMLDEAMTRDAVMPLRAVYLGGTMLDRRIVERIEDDFGIVVMRAYGSSEVPVSTSGLRTEPREVRHADDGVPLGEVEVRVGSLAEPSECCIKGPHTFLGYIDAEDDQQAFEGEWFRTGDVAEVVDGRVRIIGRIKDIVIRNGLKIPAAEVEEAVSRIGGVRECAAYSVPDSTTGERLAMAVVLEPGIEMSLAEVARALVAEGLPKYKLPEELVFWNEPLPVNANGKVDRTKLDARSVGRERSLADRLVATG, via the coding sequence GTGCGGTCCCGCTATCGCGCGGCAGGCTTCTGGAGGCCGGAGCCGGGCGACGTGGTGCGATCGATCGCGTCTCGGCACCCGGATCGCGTCGCCGTGATCGATCGAGGCTCCGAACTGACCTACAGTGAACTGGACAAGCGCGTCGATTCGGTCGCTCACGCGATGGTCGATGCCGGCGTTGCTCCGGGAAGCGCGCTCGTCCTGGTAGTCGGTAACGACGTGGATTCTGTGGTGTCGATCCACGCTGCGCTGCGAGTCGATGCGGTGGTTCTGCTCGTGCCGCGTAATGCCGGCGCCACGCAGATCGCCGACATCCTCACATGCACCGGTGCGCAATACGGCGCTGCGCCGAACTGGGCGAAGATCGCCGAGCCGGAGTTGGCGCGGAGTTGTCGTTGGATTGACTGCGGTGCCGATGACCGAACGGCCACCGACCGGCCCGTCCGCCCGGTGCGGCCGGCAGATGAGCCGTGTTTTGTGCTCTACACCTCGGGGACGACCTCTCGGCCCAAGGGCGTGATTCACTCGCTGAGCACGTTGGCCAAGGCTTCGGCGAATTACATTGCCGCAGCGGGACTCGGCGCCGACGACCGGATCTTTCTGATCAGCCCGCTGGCATCGGTGACGGGCGTGCTGCAAGCCCTGTTCATCGGCCCGATGCTGGCGGTACCGGTGATCCTCGAAGATCGCTGGGATCCGTCGGCGACCTGTGACCTCCTGGTCACGTCCGGTGCCACCTGGTATGGGGGCCCGGACCGGCTGCTGGACCGGATGCTCGATGAGGCGATGACCCGCGACGCCGTCATGCCATTACGTGCGGTGTATCTGGGCGGCACAATGCTGGACCGGCGAATCGTCGAACGCATCGAAGACGATTTCGGCATCGTCGTCATGCGCGCCTACGGCTCCTCGGAGGTCCCGGTCAGTACCTCCGGCCTGCGAACCGAGCCTCGAGAAGTCCGCCACGCCGACGACGGAGTGCCCCTCGGTGAGGTCGAGGTGCGGGTCGGTTCCCTGGCCGAACCCAGCGAGTGCTGCATCAAGGGTCCGCACACTTTTCTCGGTTACATCGATGCCGAGGACGATCAACAGGCGTTCGAGGGCGAGTGGTTCCGTACCGGCGATGTGGCAGAGGTTGTAGACGGGCGGGTGCGGATCATCGGTCGGATCAAGGACATCGTGATTCGCAACGGGCTGAAGATCCCGGCCGCCGAAGTGGAGGAAGCCGTCTCGAGGATAGGCGGCGTACGCGAATGTGCCGCCTACTCCGTCCCGGACTCCACCACGGGTGAGCGACTGGCCATGGCCGTCGTGCTCGAACCCGGCATCGAGATGTCGCTCGCTGAAGTCGCCCGTGCTCTTGTCGCGGAAGGACTTCCGAAATACAAACTGCCCGAAGAGCTCGTGTTCTGGAACGAGCCTCTTCCGGTCAACGCCAACGGCAAGGTCGACCGCACCAAACTCGATGCAAGGTCGGTTGGGCGGGAGCGGTCGCTCGCCGACCGTCTCGTCGCTACGGGGTGA
- a CDS encoding HpcH/HpaI aldolase family protein — MAVDDIVETLFSVRYRVPMTKALRDALRGEALVLCLALLSSRTPDIPAVAAACGYDAVYVDLEHTSTSLDTAQMLCMSALGAGISGLVRVPSHDPSVIARVLDGGAVGIIVPHINSKEDAEGIVQAARFPPIGGRSISGPNAVSGYAPREAPELVELLERRTVVAVMVETPEAVEAADSIASVDGVDMILIGPSDLTAAMGIHGQYENAHFHHAVESVAAACRSHGVALGIAGIKSVDLLNRFVGVGLRFISAGTDIGMMTEAATTRAQALRELQNHHDDERAE; from the coding sequence ATGGCCGTTGACGATATTGTGGAAACGTTATTCTCGGTCCGCTACCGTGTGCCTATGACAAAGGCGTTGCGGGACGCGTTGCGCGGAGAGGCGCTAGTGCTGTGCCTGGCGCTGCTCAGCTCGCGCACTCCCGACATTCCCGCGGTTGCGGCCGCATGCGGCTACGACGCCGTGTACGTCGATCTCGAGCACACATCCACGTCGCTCGATACCGCCCAGATGCTGTGTATGAGCGCGCTCGGCGCGGGAATTTCCGGCCTGGTGCGGGTGCCGTCCCACGATCCCAGCGTCATCGCGAGGGTGTTGGACGGGGGAGCTGTAGGAATCATTGTGCCACATATTAATTCGAAGGAAGATGCAGAAGGGATAGTTCAGGCCGCGCGTTTTCCGCCGATCGGCGGCAGGTCCATCTCTGGCCCCAATGCGGTCAGCGGATACGCACCGCGAGAAGCGCCGGAATTGGTGGAGTTGCTGGAACGGCGCACCGTTGTGGCGGTGATGGTGGAGACTCCCGAGGCGGTCGAGGCAGCCGACTCCATCGCCTCGGTCGATGGTGTCGACATGATCCTCATCGGGCCGAGCGATCTGACCGCCGCGATGGGCATCCACGGGCAGTATGAGAATGCCCATTTCCACCATGCAGTAGAATCGGTCGCGGCGGCTTGTCGTAGTCACGGCGTGGCGCTCGGCATCGCCGGAATAAAGTCAGTTGACCTGCTGAATCGATTCGTGGGAGTCGGTTTGCGATTCATCTCGGCGGGCACTGACATCGGGATGATGACCGAGGCGGCCACAACGCGTGCGCAAGCGCTTCGCGAACTGCAGAACCACCACGATGACGAGCGTGCCGAATGA
- a CDS encoding TauD/TfdA family dioxygenase, producing MPTAIYTERVTDPMAWTGADFASKEDFAFDLSARNVAALESILAKTAGKDRDDITPEDARHPDLDDDLRRLYQDLMFGKGLACVRGFPVDQHDIEDLERIYWAFCTHLGYLVSNNSFGHRMVRVQEEILPGGIQPARGTKSRAELAMHNDAADILALLCVYPAAQGGESQFASGPAAHNRILAERPDLLDVLYQGFPHHRRSEQPDDQPDITPYDVPVFSQINGRICINFTYSSILPAMKTLGREFTPKQEEAVELLRNILVDQQVEFRLESGEAAVANNFAMCHSRSDFVSSNDPKKARCFLRAWMEVPREDRRLPIGREYFHMENKDLRLGYDVVPGRDGAVARNDYRNVDTALADMFKAAQAKPKARP from the coding sequence ATGCCGACAGCCATCTACACCGAACGCGTCACCGACCCCATGGCGTGGACCGGCGCGGACTTCGCGAGCAAGGAAGACTTCGCCTTCGACCTGTCCGCCCGCAATGTGGCTGCCCTGGAATCGATCCTGGCCAAGACCGCGGGTAAAGACCGAGACGACATCACGCCGGAGGATGCTCGACACCCAGACCTCGACGACGATCTAAGACGGCTCTACCAGGACCTGATGTTCGGCAAAGGCCTGGCATGCGTGCGGGGCTTTCCAGTCGATCAGCATGATATTGAAGACCTCGAACGCATCTACTGGGCGTTCTGCACGCATCTGGGCTATTTGGTGTCGAACAATTCCTTTGGCCACCGCATGGTGCGTGTGCAGGAAGAGATCCTGCCCGGCGGAATCCAGCCCGCGCGCGGCACGAAGTCTCGCGCCGAACTTGCCATGCACAACGATGCCGCCGACATCCTGGCGCTGCTGTGCGTCTACCCGGCGGCCCAGGGCGGCGAAAGCCAGTTTGCGAGCGGGCCCGCTGCGCACAACCGAATCCTGGCCGAGCGTCCCGACCTGCTAGACGTGCTCTATCAAGGCTTTCCGCACCACCGACGCAGCGAACAACCGGATGACCAGCCCGATATCACCCCCTATGACGTGCCCGTCTTCTCCCAAATCAACGGGCGCATCTGCATCAACTTCACCTACAGCAGCATCCTGCCGGCGATGAAGACCCTCGGTCGTGAATTCACCCCGAAGCAAGAAGAGGCCGTCGAACTGCTCCGCAACATACTCGTCGACCAGCAGGTCGAATTCCGTTTGGAGTCCGGGGAAGCGGCCGTCGCCAACAATTTCGCGATGTGTCATTCCCGGTCGGACTTCGTCAGCAGCAACGACCCGAAGAAAGCCCGCTGTTTCCTGCGCGCCTGGATGGAGGTCCCGCGCGAGGATCGTCGTCTACCGATCGGTCGCGAGTACTTCCACATGGAAAACAAGGATCTGCGGCTCGGATACGACGTGGTGCCCGGACGCGACGGCGCGGTCGCGCGCAACGACTACCGCAACGTCGACACCGCGCTGGCCGACATGTTCAAGGCGGCGCAGGCCAAGCCCAAGGCTCGGCCATGA
- a CDS encoding Zn-ribbon domain-containing OB-fold protein has translation MTAPDRPTIDADGRAWWSATQDRKVMVNACRACGQTSLYARPFCPHCWGEDVELVQATGRARLYTWSVVYQNSAPFDARTPYVLAMVDLEEGPRLMTTVEDCRIEDLRADMELMIAFRDDEDGFVVPVFRPAAGEAPAAAPLTP, from the coding sequence ATGACGGCTCCTGATCGTCCCACGATCGACGCCGACGGCCGAGCATGGTGGTCGGCAACGCAGGACCGCAAGGTGATGGTGAACGCCTGCCGGGCCTGCGGTCAGACGTCGTTGTACGCCAGGCCATTCTGCCCGCACTGTTGGGGCGAGGACGTCGAGTTGGTGCAGGCCACCGGTCGCGCACGGCTCTACACGTGGAGCGTCGTGTACCAAAATTCCGCCCCGTTCGACGCACGCACGCCGTACGTGCTGGCGATGGTGGACCTCGAGGAGGGGCCGCGGTTGATGACGACCGTGGAGGATTGCCGCATCGAAGATTTGCGCGCCGACATGGAATTGATGATCGCCTTCCGCGACGACGAGGACGGATTCGTCGTCCCCGTCTTCCGTCCTGCTGCAGGCGAGGCTCCGGCGGCAGCACCCCTCACCCCGTAG
- a CDS encoding TetR/AcrR family transcriptional regulator, with amino-acid sequence MPTKKPAGSDSETGLELVDTEVELPGTWQQRTIERRLSTARARALARSSRFLATALELVEESGKADFTIQTLIDRSNLSLRAFYQHFAGKEELMLALYENVTSQFTEDIRQDVAAADGPMEQLEAFCRGVLSRAESSEAVGGRVMTIYNLSLEIERPDDFAKVWEPHLKLLTKIITSCARAGLVRTDLTPAQLTTLLNTTLTALAQIGVFHLGGKGSKLTEDQLWAWCKQAVTPPAPDVKTKPARKAASRAASTGRGGRPKKLTG; translated from the coding sequence ATGCCTACAAAGAAGCCTGCCGGTTCCGACTCCGAAACCGGCCTAGAACTGGTCGATACCGAGGTCGAGCTGCCCGGCACGTGGCAGCAACGCACGATCGAGCGGCGGTTGAGTACCGCGCGAGCGCGTGCCCTCGCCCGCAGTTCGCGATTTTTGGCCACCGCGCTCGAATTGGTAGAGGAGTCAGGCAAGGCCGACTTCACGATCCAGACGCTCATCGACAGGTCGAACCTGAGTCTCCGCGCTTTCTACCAACATTTCGCGGGCAAAGAAGAACTCATGTTGGCGCTGTACGAGAACGTGACAAGTCAGTTCACCGAGGACATCAGGCAGGATGTCGCCGCGGCCGACGGTCCGATGGAGCAGCTCGAGGCCTTCTGCCGGGGGGTGCTGTCGCGCGCGGAGTCGTCGGAAGCTGTCGGCGGCCGGGTCATGACGATCTACAACCTGAGCCTGGAGATCGAGCGGCCGGACGACTTCGCCAAGGTGTGGGAGCCGCATCTGAAGCTCCTGACGAAGATCATCACCTCGTGTGCTCGGGCCGGCCTGGTACGCACCGACCTGACCCCCGCGCAGCTGACCACATTGCTGAACACGACGCTCACCGCGCTCGCTCAGATCGGTGTTTTTCATCTGGGCGGCAAGGGATCCAAGCTGACCGAGGACCAATTGTGGGCGTGGTGTAAGCAAGCCGTCACGCCGCCTGCCCCGGATGTCAAGACCAAGCCCGCGCGCAAGGCGGCCTCGCGCGCGGCATCCACCGGTCGGGGCGGACGGCCAAAGAAACTAACGGGGTAG